Genomic segment of Pseudomonas iranensis:
AACAGGCGCGCGACTTGGGGTTGCTGTTCCTGCGGGTCAGTGGCGGGTTGTTTCTGTTGTGGGTGCACGGCTTGCCCAAGCTGCTGGACTTCACCGCACAGCTGCGACTGATCGAAGACCCGTTCCACCTCGGCGCCCACCTGACCCTGATCCTCGCGATTTTCGCCGAAGTCCTCTGCCCGTTGCTGATCGTCGCCGGTGTGCTGGCGCGTTTGGCCTGCTTGCCTATTCTCTTTGTACTGCTCGTGGCGCTGCTGGTCGTGCATCCGCAATGGAGTGTGGCTGAAGGGCAGTTTGGCTGGTTGCTGTTGATTCTTTTCACCACTGTCTTGATTGCCGGGCCCGGACGGCTGGCGATTCCTGTTCGTTTGCCCGGAGTGCTGCGTTATGCCTGAAGTCCTCAATTCACAAGTACCGGGGGCCGATGAGACCGTCACGTTGATCATCAAACACTCGGTCAAGGCCGGTTTCGAATCGGCCTATGAAGCATGGCTGCGCAACATCGTGCGCGTTGCCGGGCAGCGGGAAGGGCATTTGGGTGTGGACGTGGTGCGCGGCAAGCGCGGGCGTCTGGATTTTTACACTTGCGTATTGCGCTTCAGCTCCACCGAAGCGATGCAGGGCTGGCTGGAATCCTCCGAGCGTCAGGCGCTGGTGGCTGAAGCCGCGCCGATGCTGGCTGACGGCGATCAGACCGAAGTCGCGCCGGTTAATGAGTTCTGGTTCACACCGCTGGCCGAAGCCGGCTCGCCACCGCCGCGCTGGAAGCAGGCTGTCGTCACCCTGTTGGTGATTCTGCCGCACACCCTGCTGGTGCCGCTGATCTGGGGCCCGTTGCTGGCGCTGCATCCGTTTCTGTCCAACTACGTGGTCGCCACGTTCCTGATCACCCTGACCATCGTCCTCTCGGTGGTCTACGTGGTGATGCCGCCCGTGACCCGTTTGTTCACGCCTTGGCTGGAAGCCAGCCAGGCCCACGAACACCTCGATTCCCAAGAAACCTCGCCGCGTTGAGCGGGGTTTGCTTCTTTTCACTTTTGCTTGAGGAACTGCGATGAGCGCCGATCTGATTCTGTTCAATGGCCAATTTCATACCGTAGACCGGGAAAAACCACTGGCCAGCGCCGTGGCGATCAAGGACGGCCGCTTCGTCGCCGTCGGTAACGACGCCGAAGCCATGGCCCTCAAGGGCAGCGCCACGCAAGTGGTCGACATGAAGGGCCGTTGCGTCATCCCTGGCCTCAACGACTCGCACCTGCATCTGATTCGTGG
This window contains:
- a CDS encoding DoxX family protein, which gives rise to MIATRDEQARDLGLLFLRVSGGLFLLWVHGLPKLLDFTAQLRLIEDPFHLGAHLTLILAIFAEVLCPLLIVAGVLARLACLPILFVLLVALLVVHPQWSVAEGQFGWLLLILFTTVLIAGPGRLAIPVRLPGVLRYA
- a CDS encoding antibiotic biosynthesis monooxygenase, with amino-acid sequence MPEVLNSQVPGADETVTLIIKHSVKAGFESAYEAWLRNIVRVAGQREGHLGVDVVRGKRGRLDFYTCVLRFSSTEAMQGWLESSERQALVAEAAPMLADGDQTEVAPVNEFWFTPLAEAGSPPPRWKQAVVTLLVILPHTLLVPLIWGPLLALHPFLSNYVVATFLITLTIVLSVVYVVMPPVTRLFTPWLEASQAHEHLDSQETSPR